One Moorella sp. E308F DNA segment encodes these proteins:
- a CDS encoding ECF transporter S component has protein sequence MAKPELSSPAVKASRWTARRLATLAMLIALSTVGANLKIPSITGTPAFDSFPGFLGALILGPADGALIASLGHLLTAFTAGFPLTPPLHLVIAAGMAAVVALFALFYRFSPWLGIAAGIALNGLLLPALFIPLPGFGKAFFLAMVVPLLIASALNIVLAATAFTSLRRVYPASYAAGRGKGEGK, from the coding sequence ATGGCAAAACCGGAACTTTCCTCCCCGGCCGTTAAGGCAAGCCGCTGGACGGCCAGACGCCTGGCGACCCTGGCCATGCTCATCGCCCTGTCAACTGTGGGCGCCAATCTAAAAATACCCAGCATCACCGGCACCCCGGCCTTCGATTCTTTTCCCGGCTTTCTCGGCGCCCTCATCCTGGGTCCCGCCGACGGGGCCCTGATAGCTTCCCTGGGGCACCTGCTCACCGCCTTTACCGCCGGGTTCCCCCTCACCCCGCCCCTCCACCTGGTAATCGCCGCCGGAATGGCCGCCGTCGTCGCCCTTTTTGCCCTTTTCTACCGCTTTTCCCCCTGGCTGGGGATAGCAGCGGGAATAGCCCTCAACGGCCTGTTACTCCCGGCGCTGTTCATCCCCCTGCCGGGGTTCGGCAAAGCATTCTTCCTGGCCATGGTGGTGCCCTTATTAATCGCTTCCGCCCTGAACATCGTCCTGGCCGCGACGGCCTTCACCAGTCTGCGCCGGGTATATCCCGCCAGCTATGCCGCCGGCCGGGGGAAAGGTGAAGGTAAATGA
- a CDS encoding AIR synthase related protein, protein MTPATLSPRRYRDLTILDLEAQRSLVIACDSAGAIGPKEADVVRVPGYVLGRFTARVALMEVLAVGAWPVCIVNTLSVEPEPTGAAIREGVADEVRSLGIDPEKALTGSSEKNVPTIQSGIGITVIGLAATAELLIGRLAAGDALALFGRPKVGTEVFLDDPEIADLQTVRLLLDQPGIREIVPVGSRGILAEARDLAALYRLQINWRPGLPELDLHKSAGPATCILAAGERAALEAAGLRAGKPFCLLGTLEN, encoded by the coding sequence ATGACCCCGGCCACCCTTTCCCCCCGCCGCTACCGTGATTTGACCATCCTGGACCTGGAGGCGCAAAGATCCCTGGTGATCGCCTGCGACTCCGCCGGGGCCATCGGCCCCAAGGAAGCCGACGTGGTGCGGGTGCCGGGATACGTCCTGGGTCGCTTCACCGCCAGGGTAGCCTTGATGGAAGTCCTGGCGGTAGGCGCCTGGCCGGTCTGCATCGTCAACACCCTCTCCGTGGAACCGGAACCTACAGGTGCGGCCATCCGGGAGGGCGTAGCCGACGAGGTCCGCTCGCTGGGTATCGATCCGGAGAAAGCCCTCACCGGCAGCAGCGAAAAAAACGTCCCCACTATCCAGTCCGGGATAGGGATCACCGTCATCGGCCTGGCGGCTACCGCAGAGCTGCTAATAGGGCGCCTGGCTGCCGGCGACGCCCTGGCCCTTTTCGGGCGGCCCAAGGTCGGAACCGAGGTCTTCCTCGACGATCCGGAAATCGCAGACCTGCAAACCGTACGCCTGCTCCTCGACCAGCCGGGCATCCGGGAAATCGTTCCCGTCGGTTCCAGGGGCATCTTGGCCGAGGCCCGGGATCTGGCCGCTTTATACAGGCTGCAGATCAACTGGCGGCCGGGCTTACCGGAGCTGGACTTGCACAAATCGGCCGGCCCCGCCACCTGCATCCTCGCCGCCGGCGAGCGGGCCGCCCTAGAGGCTGCAGGGCTCCGGGCGGGAAAACCCTTCTGCCTCCTGGGGACCCTGGAAAATTAG